Proteins from one Lachnospiraceae bacterium KGMB03038 genomic window:
- a CDS encoding HlyC/CorC family transporter yields the protein MEEDSLFQRMKRVFQVEEEMDESTQKEAASLIQNIFRYLDKDARDIMTHRKNIVAIDGEESLEDAFKFMLGESFSRFPIYHEDIDEIIGFLHLREAASCYIQEELRQVPVEQLKEYIRPVTFVPETKSIDVLFKEMQAQKNHVVIVLDEYGQTSGLVAMEDILEEIVGNILDEHDQEEEMILTLADGSLKVQGMTDLEDLEEVLPIQFETEEYETVNGFLIDQLDRIPSEEEHCVVEYEGYRFTVLSVENNTIQSVKIEKLPEEC from the coding sequence ATGGAAGAGGACAGTTTATTTCAAAGAATGAAGCGGGTATTCCAGGTGGAGGAAGAAATGGATGAGAGTACCCAAAAAGAGGCTGCCAGTCTGATCCAGAATATTTTCCGGTATCTGGATAAGGACGCGAGGGATATCATGACCCACCGGAAGAATATTGTAGCGATCGATGGGGAAGAGTCTTTAGAAGATGCGTTCAAATTCATGCTTGGGGAAAGTTTCTCCAGATTTCCCATCTATCATGAGGATATTGATGAGATCATCGGTTTTCTCCATCTTAGGGAGGCGGCTTCCTGTTATATACAGGAAGAGCTGCGCCAGGTTCCTGTGGAGCAATTGAAAGAATACATAAGACCAGTGACCTTTGTCCCCGAGACAAAGAGCATTGATGTACTGTTTAAAGAAATGCAGGCTCAGAAAAACCATGTGGTCATCGTCCTGGACGAATATGGACAGACCTCCGGCTTGGTGGCCATGGAAGACATCCTGGAGGAAATTGTAGGGAATATCCTGGACGAGCATGACCAGGAGGAAGAGATGATCCTGACGCTGGCGGACGGCAGCCTGAAAGTACAGGGAATGACGGATCTGGAAGATTTAGAAGAGGTGCTGCCTATCCAGTTTGAGACAGAGGAATATGAGACAGTCAATGGATTCCTCATCGATCAGCTGGACCGGATTCCTTCCGAAGAAGAGCACTGCGTGGTGGAATACGAAGGTTATCGCTTCACCGTCCTGTCTGTGGAGAACAATACGATCCAGTCGGTAAAGATTGAAAAACTGCCGGAAGAGTGCTAG
- a CDS encoding type II toxin-antitoxin system PemK/MazF family toxin, with protein sequence MQVRRGDIFYADLSPVVGSEQGGVRPVLIIQNDVGNRHSPTVICAAITSRMNKAKLPTHVEIDAKRYQIVKNSVVLLEQIRTIDKQRLKEQVCHLDKEIMRKIDEALKISFELHT encoded by the coding sequence GTGCAGGTAAGGCGCGGCGATATTTTTTACGCGGATTTAAGTCCGGTAGTGGGATCGGAACAGGGCGGAGTGAGGCCGGTATTGATCATACAAAATGATGTGGGGAACAGACACAGCCCAACTGTGATCTGCGCGGCGATCACATCGCGGATGAACAAAGCCAAACTGCCCACCCATGTGGAGATTGACGCGAAAAGGTATCAGATCGTGAAGAATTCGGTCGTCCTGCTGGAACAGATCAGAACGATCGATAAACAGCGGCTGAAAGAGCAGGTCTGCCACTTGGACAAAGAAATCATGAGAAAAATTGATGAAGCCTTGAAGATCAGCTTCGAGCTTCATACATAG
- the alr gene encoding alanine racemase, whose translation MKQYNRVCARIDLDAIEYNMEMMKKNIKEGVSMISVIKTDGYGHGSVQIARMLETKDYIWGYAVATLDEAALLRKGGIEKPILVLGCIFPDQWETAIRQEVRFTVYTREMAEGISETARRLDKTAYVHIKLDTGMSRLGFLIREESADTIKAISCLPRLSLEGLYTHFAKADETDKTFTEKQIRDYLWMKERLEGKGVVFQYYHCSNSAGIIDVKEANLDLVRAGISTYGLYPSEEVIKGNVPLKPALELLSHVAHVKWVEEGTPVSYGSTYITKRRTKIATIPVGYGDGYPRSLSNKGYVLIHGKKAPILGRVCMDQFMVDATEIEDVKFGDPVTLVGTNGEEHLPVEVLSDLSGRFNYEFVCDLGKRIPREFIRHGEVVEQMDYFG comes from the coding sequence ATGAAGCAGTACAACAGAGTATGTGCAAGAATCGACCTGGACGCCATCGAGTACAATATGGAGATGATGAAAAAGAATATAAAGGAAGGGGTCTCCATGATCTCCGTGATCAAAACGGACGGATATGGCCATGGGTCGGTACAGATCGCCCGGATGCTGGAAACCAAGGATTATATCTGGGGCTATGCGGTGGCAACGCTGGACGAGGCGGCCCTCCTTCGCAAAGGCGGCATAGAAAAACCGATTCTGGTGCTTGGCTGCATCTTTCCGGACCAATGGGAGACGGCCATCCGGCAGGAAGTGCGGTTTACTGTATACACCAGAGAAATGGCTGAGGGGATCAGCGAAACGGCGCGGCGTCTGGACAAAACGGCCTACGTACATATCAAGCTGGATACAGGAATGTCGAGACTGGGATTTTTGATCCGGGAGGAAAGCGCGGATACCATTAAAGCCATCAGCTGTCTGCCCCGGCTTTCTTTAGAAGGGCTTTATACTCATTTCGCGAAAGCAGATGAAACCGACAAAACATTTACAGAAAAGCAGATCAGGGATTACCTTTGGATGAAGGAGAGGCTGGAAGGAAAAGGCGTTGTTTTCCAGTATTATCACTGCAGCAACAGCGCTGGGATCATTGATGTAAAAGAGGCAAACCTGGATCTTGTCCGGGCGGGGATCTCTACTTATGGCCTTTATCCTTCTGAGGAAGTGATCAAAGGAAATGTTCCGCTGAAACCTGCCCTGGAGTTGCTCAGCCATGTGGCGCATGTGAAGTGGGTGGAAGAGGGAACCCCTGTCAGTTACGGAAGCACCTATATTACAAAGAGGCGGACGAAGATCGCTACCATTCCGGTAGGGTACGGCGACGGTTACCCAAGGAGCCTGTCCAATAAAGGATATGTGCTGATCCATGGGAAAAAGGCGCCGATCTTGGGCCGGGTATGTATGGATCAGTTCATGGTGGATGCTACCGAGATCGAGGATGTGAAATTTGGAGATCCGGTGACCCTGGTGGGGACAAATGGAGAGGAACATCTGCCGGTTGAAGTCTTAAGCGACCTGTCAGGCCGATTCAACTATGAATTTGTATGCGACTTAGGAAAACGGATTCCCAGAGAGTTCATCCGTCACGGCGAAGTAGTGGAACAGATGGATTATTTTGGTTAA
- a CDS encoding NAD(P)H-hydrate dehydratase, with protein MEYLPGGGQMKEADQYTIQTLGIPSLELMERAAGECVCFMEEKGLDLSSVCVVCGSGNNGGDGFAVARLLLGKGEKVTAVMIGNRSSATKETAFQMEQFEKAGGVISDEYKADEYSIIVDGIFGVGLSRKIEGRYAGVIEKMNQSSGVKVAIDIPSGVSADTGRVLGCAFRADYTVTFQARKIGLLLYPGKEYAGNVEKREIGISELPLEQNPHTAIALSEKDYASLLPERPGDSHKGTYGKLLVIAGSKGMSGAAYLNAYAAYTAGAGLVQIYTPEENRPILQQLLPEAIIRPYEVCREEELKELLGWATVVLAGSGLGKGENARKIMEILLREGRVPTVVDADGLNLIAERPELMKKRKHKDYIFTPHMKEMERLCGKPAAEIKANRLLELEKYVEKEDLTCVLKDSRTAVQSGKGRACLNLTGSSAMAKAGAGDVLAGIIAGLLAQGMTCENAARLGVYLHGRAGEKAGEELGIYSVLARDLIRQLGPALKEIEKIKKINQIK; from the coding sequence ATGGAATATCTGCCAGGCGGCGGCCAGATGAAAGAGGCTGACCAGTATACGATACAGACGCTGGGGATCCCCTCTTTGGAATTGATGGAACGGGCGGCCGGGGAATGTGTCTGTTTCATGGAAGAGAAAGGCCTGGATCTATCTTCTGTCTGCGTCGTGTGCGGCTCCGGCAACAATGGAGGAGATGGATTCGCTGTTGCCAGACTTCTCCTTGGAAAGGGAGAAAAGGTCACGGCAGTAATGATTGGAAACAGATCTTCTGCTACAAAGGAAACCGCGTTTCAGATGGAACAGTTTGAAAAAGCAGGGGGCGTTATCAGTGACGAATATAAAGCGGATGAATATAGTATCATAGTAGATGGTATTTTTGGAGTGGGGTTAAGCCGGAAGATCGAGGGCAGATACGCGGGAGTGATCGAGAAGATGAACCAATCTTCCGGTGTGAAAGTGGCCATCGACATCCCTTCCGGCGTATCCGCGGACACGGGCCGCGTCTTGGGCTGCGCGTTTCGAGCGGATTATACGGTGACTTTTCAGGCAAGAAAGATTGGACTTCTCTTATATCCAGGCAAGGAGTATGCGGGAAATGTGGAAAAAAGAGAGATTGGGATAAGCGAACTGCCATTGGAACAGAATCCACATACAGCTATTGCCTTGTCAGAGAAGGATTATGCCTCGCTGCTTCCAGAACGTCCTGGGGACTCTCACAAGGGGACTTACGGGAAACTGCTGGTGATCGCTGGAAGCAAAGGAATGAGCGGAGCCGCCTACCTTAACGCGTATGCGGCCTACACAGCAGGAGCGGGGCTGGTCCAGATCTATACGCCGGAAGAAAACCGGCCGATCCTGCAGCAGCTTCTGCCGGAAGCCATTATCCGGCCCTATGAAGTCTGCCGGGAAGAAGAGTTAAAAGAACTGCTTGGATGGGCGACGGTAGTGCTTGCCGGCTCCGGGCTTGGAAAGGGAGAAAACGCCAGGAAGATCATGGAGATCCTGCTCCGGGAAGGAAGGGTACCTACTGTAGTTGACGCGGATGGGCTGAACTTGATCGCGGAGCGGCCAGAATTGATGAAAAAAAGAAAGCATAAAGACTATATCTTTACCCCCCATATGAAAGAAATGGAGCGGCTTTGCGGCAAACCGGCAGCGGAGATCAAAGCCAACCGCCTCTTGGAGCTTGAAAAATATGTGGAAAAGGAAGACCTGACCTGTGTATTGAAGGATTCCAGGACAGCGGTCCAAAGCGGGAAAGGAAGAGCCTGCCTGAACCTGACGGGAAGCAGCGCCATGGCGAAGGCGGGAGCGGGAGACGTACTTGCGGGGATCATCGCCGGTCTTCTGGCCCAGGGGATGACTTGCGAGAACGCGGCCCGGCTGGGCGTGTATCTGCACGGAAGAGCTGGTGAAAAAGCTGGAGAAGAATTGGGAATCTACAGCGTACTGGCGCGGGATCTGATCCGTCAATTAGGTCCGGCGCTGAAAGAGATAGAGAAGATCAAGAAGATCAATCAGATAAAGTAA